One window of Nocardia sp. NBC_00508 genomic DNA carries:
- a CDS encoding ABC transporter substrate-binding protein, with translation MVLNRRQLLRSSLGVGAVLLVAACSDDADSPGPARRGGTLRVGALGTSARLERDPHANLSNDSDFLIASLVYDALTVPGADPNIAPRLATRWEPDADRRRWSFTLAENATFHDGSPVTSEDVVWSLRRLRTVGGASKMPVAVEDITADGPNRVVLAVPEPNTQLPLLVRLMTFTVKKDTTDFTRGIGSGPFRLESYQGGNARLVRNDQWHGTPPLLDAIEVTMFESVTALGNAVLGGQIDLASNVGAIAGRTAEGRGDLTVVRRPNDTVVGVAMRTSDGPFADVRVRTALRLGVDRNALLNQVHSGYGTIANDILGTGDPVYDTTIAQRTRDVDRAKALLREANFDTGHTYPFMTKAEAPGEVESAKVIATQLAEIGVRLEVVTQEPNAFYDQTWLQAPLYTISWGTNDSTLFFASKLLSSGSNRNETGFKDAAFDAATAKALSAHTDSEYQQAARELQRIQYDRGGYLIWGMADGIDIASAQVRDLPTLGGFARVQLERAWLAG, from the coding sequence ATGGTTTTGAATCGGCGGCAACTGCTGCGATCGAGTCTCGGAGTGGGGGCGGTGCTGCTGGTCGCCGCCTGTTCCGACGACGCGGACTCGCCCGGCCCGGCGCGCCGCGGCGGCACGCTGCGGGTCGGCGCGCTCGGCACCTCGGCGCGGCTGGAACGCGATCCGCACGCCAACCTCAGCAACGACAGCGACTTCCTGATCGCCTCGCTGGTCTACGACGCCCTGACCGTGCCGGGCGCCGACCCGAACATCGCGCCGCGCCTGGCCACCCGATGGGAGCCGGACGCCGACCGGCGGCGCTGGAGCTTCACCCTCGCCGAGAACGCGACCTTCCACGACGGGTCGCCGGTGACCTCCGAGGACGTCGTGTGGTCGCTGCGCAGGCTGCGCACGGTCGGCGGCGCGTCGAAAATGCCGGTGGCCGTCGAGGACATCACGGCCGATGGGCCGAACCGGGTGGTGCTCGCGGTGCCAGAGCCGAATACCCAGCTGCCGCTGCTGGTCCGGCTGATGACCTTCACGGTCAAGAAGGACACCACGGATTTCACCAGGGGCATCGGCAGCGGACCGTTCCGCCTGGAGTCCTACCAGGGCGGCAATGCCCGATTGGTGCGCAACGACCAGTGGCACGGTACGCCGCCACTGCTGGACGCCATCGAGGTCACCATGTTCGAGAGCGTGACCGCCCTGGGCAACGCGGTACTCGGCGGGCAGATCGACCTCGCCTCCAACGTCGGCGCCATCGCGGGCCGCACCGCCGAAGGCCGCGGTGACCTGACCGTGGTGCGCCGCCCGAACGACACGGTGGTCGGCGTCGCCATGCGCACCTCCGACGGGCCTTTCGCCGACGTGCGCGTGCGCACCGCCCTCCGGCTCGGCGTCGACCGCAATGCTCTGCTCAACCAGGTGCATTCGGGCTACGGGACGATCGCCAACGACATCCTCGGCACCGGCGACCCGGTCTACGACACCACCATCGCGCAGCGCACCCGCGATGTGGATCGCGCGAAGGCACTGCTGCGCGAGGCGAACTTCGATACAGGGCATACCTATCCCTTTATGACCAAGGCCGAGGCGCCAGGCGAAGTCGAATCGGCGAAGGTCATCGCCACCCAGCTCGCCGAGATCGGCGTCCGGCTCGAGGTGGTCACCCAGGAGCCGAACGCCTTCTACGACCAGACCTGGCTCCAGGCGCCGCTCTACACGATCTCCTGGGGCACCAACGATTCCACGCTGTTCTTCGCGAGCAAGCTGCTGTCGAGCGGGTCCAACCGCAACGAAACCGGCTTCAAGGACGCGGCTTTCGACGCGGCCACCGCCAAAGCGTTGTCCGCGCATACCGACTCGGAATACCAGCAGGCCGCTCGGGAGCTGCAACGTATCCAGTACGACCGCGGCGGGTACCTGATCTGGGGCATGGCCGACGGCATCGATATCGCGTCCGCCCAGGTGCGCGACCTGCCCACGCTCGGCGGGTTCGCCCGGGTCCAGCTGGAAAGGGCTTGGCTGGCCGGGTGA
- a CDS encoding ABC transporter permease → MIGLGSIDIARPVPRRLGLLTVAPAVAVTVLALLGPTLAPHPAEEAIGIPFGDPGDGAPLGTDRLGRDVFSQLLYGGWGLLLLSAVIAVAVTGSACVLGAVAALRPRIGAVIELGTDFFILLPAVLGILLVLTSWPDAGSFGLIVLALLFGAPYCARIFTAAAAGVAASGFVESAQAAGESLPYLVFREVIPNLREVLTTQLGLRFVAGVYLVSTASFLHLPTTLGASNWAVMVRDNASGMLLNPWAVLAPSLAIAIVAVSVNLAVSAFGRGERE, encoded by the coding sequence ATGATCGGTCTCGGTTCGATCGACATAGCGCGTCCGGTGCCGCGACGGCTCGGCTTGCTGACCGTCGCGCCAGCCGTGGCGGTCACCGTGCTTGCGCTCTTGGGGCCGACGCTCGCGCCGCATCCTGCCGAGGAGGCGATCGGAATCCCGTTCGGCGATCCCGGCGACGGCGCGCCGCTCGGCACCGACCGGCTCGGCCGCGACGTGTTCAGTCAATTGCTCTACGGCGGTTGGGGTTTGCTGCTGCTGTCGGCGGTCATCGCGGTGGCGGTGACCGGGTCGGCGTGTGTGCTCGGCGCGGTGGCTGCGCTGCGCCCACGGATCGGCGCGGTGATCGAACTCGGCACCGACTTCTTCATCCTGTTGCCCGCGGTGCTCGGCATCCTGCTCGTGCTGACCTCGTGGCCGGACGCGGGCAGCTTCGGACTGATCGTGTTGGCGCTGCTGTTCGGTGCTCCGTACTGCGCACGGATCTTCACGGCGGCAGCCGCGGGTGTCGCCGCGTCCGGATTCGTGGAAAGCGCGCAGGCCGCGGGCGAGTCGCTGCCGTATCTGGTCTTCCGGGAGGTGATCCCGAATTTGCGAGAAGTGCTGACGACCCAGCTCGGTCTGCGTTTCGTGGCGGGGGTCTATCTCGTCAGCACCGCGTCGTTCCTGCATCTGCCCACCACGCTGGGCGCGAGCAACTGGGCGGTCATGGTGCGCGACAACGCCTCCGGCATGCTGCTCAATCCCTGGGCCGTACTCGCGCCGAGCCTGGCGATCGCGATCGTCGCGGTGAGCGTGAACCTGGCGGTGTCGGCATTCGGACGAGGGGAGCGGGAATGA
- a CDS encoding lytic transglycosylase domain-containing protein, translating into MGGVKKTGALAAAVVILGLAGCGIDRTPIPEGIPPGPGTPLPVIDLDAPGRTALQLRGWADEQADRLGIPSIALEAYGYAAAVMTRARPDCGIAWTTLAGIASVESKHGGHRGSAIGDDGAVHPPIIGIPLDGSPGVALIKDTDRGALDGDPVHDRAVGPLQFIPETWKRWGVDANGDAVADPQSIDDAALTAARYLCASGGDLTSEHGWQRALLTYNQSHGYLLTVRDRAAGYSVGRRV; encoded by the coding sequence ATGGGAGGGGTGAAGAAGACCGGCGCCTTGGCCGCCGCCGTGGTGATCCTCGGGCTTGCCGGTTGCGGGATCGACCGCACACCGATCCCGGAGGGCATTCCGCCCGGCCCTGGCACTCCGCTGCCCGTTATCGATCTGGACGCCCCCGGACGCACCGCCCTTCAGTTGCGCGGCTGGGCCGACGAGCAGGCGGACCGGCTGGGCATCCCGTCGATCGCGCTGGAGGCGTACGGCTACGCGGCGGCCGTGATGACCAGGGCCCGTCCCGACTGCGGCATCGCATGGACGACGCTCGCAGGCATCGCCAGCGTGGAGAGCAAGCACGGCGGCCACCGGGGGTCCGCGATCGGCGACGACGGCGCGGTCCACCCGCCGATCATCGGCATCCCACTGGACGGCTCACCCGGCGTCGCCCTGATCAAGGACACCGACCGCGGCGCGCTCGACGGCGACCCCGTCCACGACCGCGCCGTCGGCCCGCTGCAGTTCATTCCGGAGACCTGGAAGCGCTGGGGCGTCGACGCCAACGGAGACGCCGTCGCCGACCCGCAGAGCATCGATGACGCGGCGCTCACCGCCGCGCGGTACCTGTGCGCCAGCGGCGGCGATCTCACCTCCGAGCACGGCTGGCAACGGGCCTTGCTCACCTACAACCAGTCGCACGGATACCTGCTCACGGTGCGCGATCGGGCCGCTGGCTACAGCGTCGGGCGCCGCGTGTGA
- the eno gene encoding phosphopyruvate hydratase, whose protein sequence is MAIIEQVGAREILDSRGNPTVEVEIALDDGTLTRAAVPSGASTGEHEAVELRDGGERYGGKGVRKAVEGVLDEIAPAVIGLDAVEQRTVDQVLLDLDGTQDKSRLGANALLGVSLAVARAAAESSGLELFRYLGGPNAHVLPVPMMNILNGGAHADTGVDVQEFMVAPIGAPTFKESLRWGTEVYHALKSVLKSKGLATGLGDEGGFAPDVAGTKAALDLISEAIAKTGLKLGNDVALALDVAATEFYTSGSGYKFEGVVRSAEEMAQFYAELLAGYPLVSIEDPLSEDDWDGWVTLTDQIGDKIQLVGDDLFVTNPERLEEGIAKGAANALLVKVNQIGTLTETLDAVELAHRNGYKTMMSHRSGETEDTTIADLAVAVGSGQIKTGAPARSERVAKYNQLLRIEDALGDSARYAGDVAFPRFAFES, encoded by the coding sequence GTGGCCATCATCGAACAGGTCGGAGCTCGCGAGATCCTGGATTCGCGCGGTAACCCCACTGTCGAGGTCGAGATCGCTCTCGACGACGGCACCCTGACCCGGGCGGCCGTGCCTTCCGGTGCGTCCACCGGCGAGCACGAGGCCGTCGAACTGCGTGACGGCGGCGAGCGCTACGGCGGCAAGGGGGTGCGCAAGGCAGTCGAGGGTGTGCTCGACGAGATCGCGCCCGCCGTCATCGGCTTGGACGCCGTCGAGCAGCGCACCGTCGACCAGGTGCTGCTGGACCTGGATGGCACCCAGGACAAGTCCCGCCTCGGCGCCAACGCCCTGCTCGGTGTCTCGCTGGCGGTGGCCCGCGCGGCGGCCGAGTCCTCGGGGCTCGAGCTGTTCCGCTACCTCGGTGGCCCGAACGCGCATGTGCTGCCCGTCCCGATGATGAACATCCTCAACGGCGGCGCGCACGCCGACACCGGCGTCGACGTCCAGGAGTTCATGGTCGCCCCGATCGGCGCGCCGACCTTCAAGGAGTCGCTGCGCTGGGGCACGGAGGTGTACCACGCGCTCAAGTCGGTATTGAAGTCCAAGGGCCTGGCCACCGGCCTCGGCGACGAGGGCGGTTTCGCGCCCGACGTGGCGGGCACCAAGGCGGCACTGGACCTGATCAGCGAGGCCATCGCCAAGACCGGTCTGAAGCTGGGCAACGACGTGGCGCTCGCGCTGGACGTCGCGGCCACCGAGTTCTACACCTCGGGCAGCGGTTACAAGTTCGAGGGCGTCGTGCGGTCGGCCGAGGAGATGGCGCAGTTCTACGCCGAGCTGCTGGCCGGTTACCCGCTGGTGTCCATCGAGGACCCGCTGTCGGAGGACGACTGGGACGGCTGGGTGACCCTGACCGACCAGATCGGCGACAAGATCCAGCTCGTCGGCGACGATCTGTTTGTCACCAACCCGGAGCGCCTGGAAGAGGGCATCGCCAAGGGCGCCGCCAACGCGCTGCTGGTGAAGGTGAACCAGATCGGCACGCTCACCGAGACCTTGGACGCGGTGGAGCTGGCGCACCGCAACGGGTACAAGACCATGATGTCGCACCGGTCCGGCGAGACCGAGGACACCACCATCGCCGACCTGGCGGTGGCGGTGGGCAGCGGCCAGATCAAGACCGGCGCCCCCGCGCGCAGCGAGCGCGTCGCCAAGTACAACCAGCTGCTGCGCATCGAGGACGCGCTCGGTGATTCGGCGCGCTACGCCGGTGACGTCGCGTTCCCGCGGTTCGCGTTCGAAAGCTGA
- a CDS encoding ABC transporter ATP-binding protein encodes MSDPVLVDGLTVLGSNGQELAGPTTFRIPAGTVTALTGPSGSGKTTLMRALLGHLPSAAARATGSASVAGRDVLTLKQDALQRFRRQHIAFVGQDPGSALNPLLRVRALLREVAPNASKATLTDALALVGLSPEYLHRRPGELSGGQQRRVALARALVRRTGVLVLDEPLAGLHGALRTDIAGRLVELARERSAAILLSGHDTALVHSIADDVVELGAVHPTLVPVRPAQPLRNGNGTPTKTSGAVAVASRQASGTAPAVLLDAADLDARDGAGAVARRDITSPEDHVSAVPEGRVEGTGNGHQPSSDSGSDDQPVLDIVLRARGISASVDGNQVLAGIDLALDAGAALAVVGASGAGKTTLARVVAGLHHGATGSLELRGKPITVGVGRRIRYGPGGIQLVTQNPRSALNPRRTVAQTLGRPLRRIGRVPRRDLPRRIAELLASVELSADLAARYPHELSGGQRQRVALARALAAEPAVLLCDEITSALDHATAAAIMALLDRIRAESGTALLVITHDMALVDEYCPRLLVLDHGRIVESGYTRTVLAAPRHTATSELLV; translated from the coding sequence ATGAGCGATCCTGTGCTGGTCGACGGCCTGACCGTGCTCGGTTCGAACGGGCAGGAGTTGGCCGGTCCCACCACTTTCCGGATACCGGCGGGCACGGTCACCGCGCTGACCGGTCCGTCGGGGTCGGGCAAGACCACCCTGATGCGGGCGCTGCTCGGGCACTTGCCGTCCGCCGCGGCGCGGGCCACGGGTTCGGCATCTGTCGCCGGGCGCGACGTGCTCACGCTGAAGCAGGACGCGCTGCAGCGTTTTCGGCGGCAGCACATCGCCTTCGTCGGGCAAGATCCCGGTTCGGCGCTGAACCCGCTGCTGCGGGTGCGCGCCTTGCTGCGCGAGGTGGCGCCGAACGCGTCCAAGGCCACGCTGACCGACGCTCTCGCGCTGGTCGGCCTGTCGCCGGAGTACCTGCACCGCCGCCCCGGCGAACTCTCCGGCGGCCAGCAGCGCCGCGTCGCCCTCGCCAGGGCGCTGGTCCGCCGGACCGGCGTGCTGGTGCTCGACGAACCGCTCGCCGGACTACACGGCGCGTTACGCACCGATATCGCCGGTCGGCTCGTCGAACTCGCCCGCGAACGATCGGCGGCGATCCTGCTCTCCGGCCACGACACCGCCCTCGTGCACTCGATCGCCGACGATGTCGTCGAACTCGGCGCGGTCCACCCGACGCTTGTGCCGGTTCGTCCGGCGCAGCCGCTTCGAAACGGAAACGGCACGCCGACAAAGACTTCCGGCGCGGTCGCCGTGGCATCGCGGCAAGCATCGGGTACCGCGCCCGCGGTACTGCTCGACGCTGCTGATCTGGACGCCCGCGATGGTGCGGGCGCGGTCGCACGCCGGGACATCACGTCGCCGGAAGATCACGTCAGCGCGGTCCCGGAGGGGCGGGTCGAGGGCACGGGGAATGGGCACCAGCCTTCGTCCGATTCCGGGTCGGATGACCAACCGGTACTCGACATCGTCTTGCGCGCACGAGGAATCAGCGCATCGGTCGATGGTAACCAGGTGCTCGCAGGCATCGATCTCGCGCTCGATGCGGGTGCGGCGCTCGCCGTGGTCGGCGCTTCCGGTGCGGGTAAGACCACGCTGGCGCGCGTAGTCGCGGGTTTGCACCACGGCGCGACCGGTTCGCTCGAACTGCGCGGCAAGCCGATCACCGTGGGCGTGGGCAGGCGGATCCGCTACGGCCCGGGTGGTATTCAGCTGGTCACGCAAAACCCTAGATCGGCACTGAACCCCCGGCGGACCGTGGCGCAAACGCTCGGCCGCCCGCTGCGCCGGATCGGGCGCGTCCCGAGACGGGACCTCCCGCGGCGCATCGCCGAACTGCTCGCTTCGGTCGAGCTGTCCGCTGATCTGGCCGCGCGCTATCCCCATGAGCTGTCCGGCGGCCAACGCCAGCGTGTCGCGCTGGCCAGGGCCCTCGCCGCCGAACCCGCCGTGCTGCTGTGCGACGAGATCACCTCCGCGCTCGACCACGCCACCGCGGCCGCGATCATGGCCCTGCTGGACCGTATTCGCGCCGAGAGCGGCACCGCCCTGCTGGTCATCACCCACGACATGGCCCTGGTCGACGAGTACTGTCCGCGACTGCTCGTCCTCGATCACGGGCGCATCGTCGAATCCGGCTACACCAGAACGGTTCTCGCCGCGCCGAGACACACCGCGACCAGCGAGCTGCTCGTCTGA
- a CDS encoding FtsB family cell division protein encodes MTERRARGTSPAGRGDRRTSRAAGSRPADSAAKRGRRRSDSAEKKPGPRQREPNSSAGRHDHTILGLSTGKAVILAMVVFALALTLAVPMRTYFTQRAEAAQLAQQREELEADLARLRDRRAQQQDPAYIRTEARDRLRLVMPGETPYIVQVPGIEAPAPPPAPTKAREPDPWYTGLWRSISEPPPTPAATPPQAPEGPR; translated from the coding sequence ATGACGGAGCGACGTGCGCGTGGGACCAGTCCGGCCGGACGCGGGGACCGCCGCACGTCGCGTGCCGCTGGATCACGCCCGGCCGACTCCGCGGCCAAGCGCGGCCGCCGACGGTCGGATTCCGCCGAGAAGAAGCCGGGCCCGCGCCAGCGCGAACCGAATTCCTCCGCCGGCCGGCACGACCACACCATCCTCGGGCTGTCCACCGGCAAAGCGGTGATCCTCGCGATGGTGGTGTTCGCGCTCGCGCTCACTCTCGCCGTGCCGATGCGCACGTATTTCACCCAGCGCGCCGAGGCGGCGCAGCTGGCGCAGCAGCGCGAGGAGTTGGAGGCGGATCTGGCCCGGTTGCGCGATCGTCGTGCCCAGCAACAAGATCCGGCTTATATCCGTACCGAGGCGCGGGATCGGCTTCGTCTGGTGATGCCGGGGGAGACGCCCTACATCGTGCAGGTGCCCGGCATCGAGGCGCCCGCACCGCCGCCTGCGCCCACCAAGGCCAGGGAACCGGACCCGTGGTACACCGGATTGTGGCGCAGTATTTCCGAGCCGCCGCCGACGCCCGCGGCCACGCCGCCGCAAGCACCGGAAGGACCTAGGTGA
- a CDS encoding ornithine cyclodeaminase family protein, which produces MIEDPLSTRDRSTPLRVLSRSDLADVPITPAAVVRAVEEAYLAFAAGDSDNPRKLSVANPDGWSVAYAMLGRDGRRRVVAMKTSYKFDPGHDRSTKRYYTTITLYDDATGAPIAMMDCARVGALRTPAVSALLVRETVRRGAESVLLVGTGTQGRNALPQLLAANPQLRKLMVYGTHPEGLEAVHRVLAEHHPQALLETVADPRAAAATADVVLATAGPGTEVALESTDLAPGSVAVLVGYGLAPSTLVDADRVIATSAEQMALTGTDMVGPDGTLRAVDAELPQILNRRAVARRSDDERIFVYNSGLVLTDIAVAHVLAERAIAEGRGTEVPLWD; this is translated from the coding sequence ATGATCGAGGACCCCTTGAGCACGCGTGACCGCAGCACCCCACTACGGGTGTTGAGCCGCAGCGACCTGGCCGACGTGCCGATCACACCGGCCGCGGTCGTGCGCGCGGTGGAAGAGGCGTATCTGGCCTTCGCGGCAGGTGATTCGGACAACCCGCGCAAGCTCAGCGTGGCGAACCCGGACGGCTGGTCGGTCGCCTACGCCATGCTCGGCCGGGACGGACGCAGGCGCGTGGTCGCGATGAAGACCTCCTACAAGTTCGATCCCGGCCACGACCGCAGCACGAAGCGGTACTACACGACCATCACGCTCTACGACGACGCCACCGGCGCGCCGATCGCGATGATGGACTGTGCCAGGGTCGGTGCGCTGCGCACTCCGGCGGTGTCGGCGCTGCTGGTGCGGGAGACCGTCCGTCGTGGCGCGGAAAGCGTGCTGCTGGTCGGCACCGGAACCCAAGGTCGCAACGCCCTTCCGCAGCTGCTCGCCGCGAATCCGCAGCTGCGCAAGCTGATGGTCTACGGAACGCACCCCGAGGGGCTGGAAGCCGTGCACCGCGTGCTCGCCGAGCACCACCCGCAGGCGCTGCTGGAGACCGTGGCGGATCCGCGTGCCGCGGCGGCGACCGCCGACGTCGTGCTGGCCACCGCGGGCCCGGGGACCGAGGTCGCGCTCGAATCCACGGATCTCGCACCGGGTTCGGTCGCGGTGCTGGTCGGTTACGGGTTGGCGCCCTCGACGCTGGTCGACGCCGATCGGGTGATCGCGACCAGCGCGGAGCAGATGGCGCTGACCGGCACCGACATGGTCGGCCCCGACGGAACGCTGCGCGCGGTGGACGCCGAGCTGCCGCAGATCCTGAACCGGCGTGCGGTGGCACGGCGTTCGGACGACGAGCGGATCTTCGTCTACAACAGCGGGCTGGTGCTCACCGATATCGCGGTCGCCCATGTCCTGGCCGAGCGCGCTATCGCCGAGGGCCGCGGGACGGAGGTGCCGCTATGGGATTAG
- a CDS encoding ABC transporter permease gives MISFARLLLRRAGLLVALLATVFVAVDLLPGNTARAVLGREATPEQIAAKEHQLGLDRPMPVRFWDWISGVATGDFGRTARGRSVNELLVDKFPPTLLLGGLALAVTVFASLALGAWWATRPGSAATRLLQPATTTAVAIPEFVISTVLILVFALALGWLPAVTITDRSGFPAGPDMLVLPVLALALPQIGWNTRVVRAALADAAGAPHVESAVLDGLSTRVVLARHVLPFALPTIVASFATTVGMLLGGSLVVETIFNYPGLGAVLAGSVADRDTSVVAAVVALSGVVIVVMLAAADGIRSWSLRGRR, from the coding sequence GTGATCTCCTTCGCACGCCTTCTGCTCCGGCGCGCCGGCCTGCTGGTGGCGCTGCTGGCCACCGTCTTCGTCGCCGTGGACCTGCTGCCGGGAAACACCGCCCGCGCCGTCCTCGGCCGTGAGGCCACGCCGGAGCAGATCGCGGCCAAGGAACACCAGCTCGGTCTGGATCGTCCCATGCCGGTGCGGTTCTGGGACTGGATATCGGGCGTCGCGACCGGCGATTTCGGCCGTACCGCGCGGGGACGTTCGGTCAACGAGTTGCTGGTCGACAAGTTCCCGCCGACGCTGCTGCTCGGCGGGCTCGCCCTGGCCGTGACCGTGTTCGCGTCGCTCGCGCTCGGCGCGTGGTGGGCGACGCGGCCCGGCAGTGCCGCGACGCGCCTGTTGCAGCCCGCGACGACCACGGCGGTGGCGATTCCCGAGTTCGTGATCTCGACGGTGCTGATCCTGGTGTTCGCGCTGGCCCTCGGCTGGCTGCCCGCGGTCACCATCACCGACCGATCCGGTTTCCCGGCCGGACCCGACATGCTGGTGTTGCCGGTGCTGGCGCTGGCGCTGCCGCAGATCGGCTGGAACACCAGAGTGGTGCGGGCCGCGCTGGCCGACGCCGCCGGAGCTCCGCACGTGGAAAGCGCGGTGCTGGACGGGCTTTCCACCCGCGTCGTCCTGGCGCGGCACGTGCTGCCGTTCGCGCTGCCGACGATCGTCGCCAGCTTCGCGACCACGGTCGGGATGCTGCTGGGCGGTTCGCTGGTGGTCGAGACCATCTTCAACTATCCCGGTCTCGGCGCGGTGCTGGCCGGTTCGGTCGCCGACCGCGATACCTCGGTGGTCGCCGCGGTCGTCGCGCTGTCCGGGGTGGTCATCGTGGTCATGCTGGCCGCCGCCGACGGCATCCGCTCCTGGTCGCTGCGGGGGCGGCGATGA
- a CDS encoding TauD/TfdA family dioxygenase — MKSVLSERKTLQPQDLERRELPATAGRAVRELAREISATLDATLADPAAAAHRLTDPAVIAQIDARAAELPAEVRHAMRPPATAAGGTIVSRLPLSDNEFGPTPPSWREAARWSGDPATRAHSFEFDLVMLLLARSAGEPFGWQGQQDGRLVNNIVPAAGHEHEQSGASSKTLLSPHSEDAFHPRRAHLLMLACLRNPDLVGTTVSSVRRVELSAAQRALLSAPTLPILPDVSYGAGHERYSAAPIPTLWSVAGPAEQTLRYDPAYTPLEDADPEFRAAYEQLTVELERVCVTAALAPGELLLVDNDVAVHGRVPFTARYDGTDRWLKRVNIRLPERRRRAEEADENGYGQHIVAPFRAAGALPVESGTGERAVPHDRGPLEHA, encoded by the coding sequence GTGAAAAGCGTTCTCTCCGAACGTAAGACGCTTCAACCGCAAGACCTCGAACGACGTGAGCTACCCGCGACCGCGGGCCGTGCCGTACGCGAACTCGCCAGAGAGATATCCGCCACACTGGATGCCACGCTCGCCGATCCGGCCGCCGCCGCGCACAGACTCACGGATCCGGCGGTGATCGCACAGATCGATGCCCGCGCGGCGGAACTCCCCGCCGAGGTGCGCCATGCCATGCGCCCGCCCGCCACCGCGGCGGGTGGCACGATAGTCAGCCGTCTTCCGCTGTCCGACAACGAATTCGGCCCGACGCCGCCGAGCTGGCGCGAGGCCGCACGGTGGAGCGGCGATCCGGCGACGCGCGCACACTCGTTCGAGTTCGACCTCGTGATGCTGCTGCTCGCCCGCAGCGCGGGAGAACCGTTCGGCTGGCAAGGCCAGCAGGACGGGCGGCTGGTGAACAACATCGTTCCCGCGGCCGGTCACGAGCACGAACAGTCCGGCGCCAGCAGCAAAACCTTGCTGAGCCCGCACTCCGAGGACGCGTTCCATCCGCGGCGGGCACATCTGCTCATGCTCGCCTGCCTGCGCAACCCGGACCTGGTCGGCACCACGGTGTCGTCGGTGCGCCGCGTGGAACTCTCCGCCGCGCAGCGCGCACTGCTCAGCGCGCCCACACTGCCGATCCTGCCGGACGTCTCCTACGGCGCCGGGCACGAAAGGTACTCGGCCGCACCGATTCCCACCCTGTGGAGCGTGGCGGGACCAGCCGAGCAGACCCTGCGCTACGACCCGGCATACACCCCGCTCGAGGACGCCGACCCCGAATTCCGCGCTGCCTACGAGCAACTCACCGTGGAACTCGAGCGCGTCTGCGTTACCGCCGCGCTCGCCCCTGGTGAGCTGCTGCTGGTGGACAACGACGTCGCCGTGCACGGCCGGGTGCCGTTCACCGCGCGGTACGACGGCACCGACCGATGGCTCAAGCGAGTGAACATCCGGCTTCCGGAACGACGACGGCGGGCCGAGGAAGCCGACGAGAATGGGTACGGGCAACACATTGTTGCCCCGTTCCGAGCGGCAGGCGCCCTGCCGGTCGAGAGCGGCACTGGAGAGCGAGCAGTACCCCATGATCGAGGACCCCTTGAGCACGCGTGA
- a CDS encoding DUF501 domain-containing protein, with translation MTAPTDQDLAIIAEQLGRAPRGVLAVAYRTPDGIPAVVKTSPRLPDGTPFPTLYYLTDPRLTAEASRQESAGVMREMTERLGADAELAAAYRAAHVSYLAERDEIESLGTDFTGGGMPERVKCLHVLIAHALAKGPGVNPLGDEAVALAAEHGLRGTAIPVDWPRYQPVRARETGGSNE, from the coding sequence GTGACCGCACCCACCGACCAGGATCTCGCGATCATCGCCGAGCAGCTGGGCCGTGCGCCGCGTGGCGTGCTGGCCGTCGCCTATCGCACCCCGGACGGGATCCCGGCCGTGGTGAAGACTTCGCCGCGCCTGCCGGACGGCACCCCCTTCCCGACGCTCTACTACCTGACCGATCCCCGGCTCACGGCGGAGGCGAGCAGGCAGGAATCCGCTGGCGTGATGCGCGAGATGACCGAACGGCTCGGTGCCGACGCGGAATTGGCCGCCGCCTATCGCGCCGCCCACGTGAGCTATTTGGCCGAGCGCGACGAGATCGAGTCGCTGGGCACCGATTTCACCGGCGGCGGCATGCCCGAGCGGGTCAAGTGTCTGCATGTGCTGATCGCGCACGCGCTGGCCAAGGGGCCCGGGGTGAACCCGCTCGGCGACGAGGCGGTGGCGCTGGCTGCCGAGCACGGCCTGCGGGGTACGGCGATTCCGGTCGACTGGCCGAGGTATCAGCCCGTCCGCGCGCGAGAGACTGGAGGCAGCAATGAGTGA